The Malus domestica chromosome 10, GDT2T_hap1 genome contains a region encoding:
- the LOC103401310 gene encoding alpha-L-fucosidase 2, whose product MKDDGEWVLVRSPAEKDLWTPSLVEEEEGESSRPLKVTFSGPAKHWTDAIPIGNGRLGAMVWGGVASETLQLNEDTLWTGIPGNYTNPKAPQVLTEVRKLVDDGKYVEATAAAVKLAGDPSDVYQPLGDINLEFGDSHLKYDEETYSRELDLDTATAKINYSVSGVEYTREHFSSYPNQVIVTKISASKPGSLSFTVSLDSKLHHNSHVNGNNQIILQGSCPGKRIPPKSNDNPKGIQFSAVLDLQISDGSGAIHVLDDKKLRVEDSDWAVLLLAASSSFDGPFTKPSDSKRDPTSESLTALNSIRNSSYSDLYAHHLEDYQNLFHRVSLQLSKSSKSNLGDKTLEAKKSMTNLNIKGSDDALVSTADRVKSFKTDEDPSFVELLFQYGRYLLISCSRVGTQVANLQGIWSKDIEPPWDGAQHLNINLQMNYWPSLPCNLRECQEPLFDYTSSLSINGSKTAKVNYEASGWVVHQVSDIWVKTSPDRGQAVWALWPMGGAWLCTHLWEHFTYTMDKDFLKNKTYPLLEGCTSFLLDWLIEGRGGYLETNPSTSPEHMFIAPDGKQASVSYSSTMDISIIKEVFSAIVSAAEILGKTQDALVGKVREAQSRLPPTKIARDGSIMEWAQDFEDPEVHHRHVSHLFGLYPGHIISVEKTPDLCKAVGYTLFKRGEEGPGWSTTWKTALWARLHNSEHAYRMVKHLIDLVDLDHESDFEGGLYSNLFTAHPPFQIDANFGFSAAVAEMLVQSTVKDLYLLPALPRDKWANGCVNGLKARGGVTVNICWKEGDLHEVGLWSKDHNTTKILHYSGSTVTANISSGRIYTFNRQLKCLRTAYL is encoded by the exons atgAAGGATGATGGCGAGTGGGTTCTGGTACGGAGCCCTGCAGAGAAGGACCTGTGGACCCCATCTTtagtggaggaggaggagggggagagTTCTAGGCCTCTGAAGGTCACATTTTCCGGGCCTGCAAAGCACTGGACTGATGCTATACCAATTGGGAATGGCAGGCTTGGAGCCATGGTTTGGGGTGGTGTGGCATCAGAAACTCTCCAACTCAATG AGGACACACTATGGACTGGAATTCCTGGCAACTATACCAACCCAAAGGCTCCACAGGTACTAACAGAGGTTAGAAAACTTGTTGACGATGGTAAATATGTCGAAGCTACTGCAGCAGCGGTCAAGTTGGCTGGAGATCCTTCTGAT GTTTATCAACCACTTGGTGACATCAACCTAGAATTCGGTGACTCACATCTCAAATATGATGAAGAAACTTACAGCAGAGAGCTAGATCTGGATACTGCAACAGCAAAGATAAATTACTCAGTGAGCGGTGTAGAATATACAAGGGAGCACTTTTCATCTTATCCTAATCAAGTGATTGTGACAAAGATCTCCGCTAGCAAACCAGGGTCCCTATCATTTACAGTTTCTCTAGACAGCAAGTTACATCATAATTCACATGTAAATGGTAATAACCAAATTATACTACAAGGAAGTTGTCCTGGCAAAAGGATACCACCAAAATCTAATGACAATCCAAAGGGGATTCAGTTTTCGGCAGTTCTTGATTTGCAGATTAGCGATGGCAGTGGTGCAATACATGTTTTGGATGACAAGAAATTAAGGGTTGAAGATTCAGATTGGGCTGTTTTGCTTCTGGCGGCCTCATCATCATTTGATGGACCATTTACTAAGCCCTCTGATTCTAAGAGGGATCCGACTTCAGAGTCTCTCACTGCATTGAATTCAATAAGAAATTCATCGTATTCAGATCTTTATGCTCACCATTTGGAGGACTATCAGAATCTTTTCCATCGTGTCTCATTGCAGCTTTCTAAGAGCTCCAAGAGCAATTTAGGAGATAAAACTTTGGAGGCAAAGAAAAGTATGACCAATTTGAATATAAAGGGAAGTGATGATGCCTTAGTTTCAACAGCAGACCGGGTGAAATCCTTCAAAACTGATGAAGATCCTTCCTTTGTGGAACTTTTATTCCAGTATGGCCGGTATCTGCTTATTTCTTGTTCACGGGTTGGAACTCAAGTGGCAAACCTGCAGGGTATATGGAGCAAGGATATTGAGCCTCCATGGGA TGGCGCTCAGCATCTGAACATAAATCTTCAAATGAACTATTGGCCATCCCTTCCCTGTAACCTAAGAGAATGCCAGGAGCCCTTATTTGATTATACATCTTCGTTATCTATCAACGGGAGTAAAACGGCTAAG GTGAACTACGAAGCCAGTGGTTGGGTTGTACATCAAGTGTCTGACATATGGGTGAAAACATCACCTGATCGAGGTCAAGCTGTGTGGGCTTTATGGCCAATGGGAGGAGCCTGGCTTTGTACTCATCTATGGGAACATTTTACTTATACGATGGACAAG gattttcttaaAAATAAGACATATCCTTTGTTGGAAGGATGTACATCATTTCTGCTGGATTGGTTGATTGAAGGCCGTGGAGGGTATCTTGAAACCAACCCGTCAACTTCTCCGGAGCACATGTTTATTGCTCCTGATGGCAAGCAGGCAAGCGTGAGCTACTCGTCAACTATGGACATATCGATCATCAAAGAAGTTTTCTCTGCAATAGTTTCTGCTGCTGAG ATTTTAGGAAAAACACAGGATGCTCTTGTTGGAAAAGTTCGTGAGGCTCAGTCACGGTTGCCACCCACAAAAATTGCTAGAGATGGTTCTATCATGGAATGG GCACAAGATTTTGAGGACCCAGAAGTGCACCATCGACATGTATCACACCTGTTTGGCTTGTATCCAGGACACATAATAAGCGTTGAGAAAACTCCAGATCTCTGTAAAGCGGTCGGTTATACGCTCTTTAAAAGAG GAGAGGAGGGTCCAGGATGGTCGACTACATGGAAAACTGCGTTGTGGGCACGTCTTCACAATAGTGAGCATGCATATCGAATGGTCAAGCATTTGATTGACTTGGTGGATCTGGATCACGAAAGTGATTTTGAAGGAGGACTATACAGTAACTTGTTCACTGCACATCCCCCTTTCCAGATTGACGCCAACTTTGG TTTTTCAGCAGCAGTTGCAGAAATGCTTGTCCAAAGCACTGTCAAGGACCTATATTTGCTTCCCGCTCTTCCGCGGGATAAATGGGCAAACGGTTGTGTGAATGGACTGAAGGCTCGTGGTGGGGTGACAGTCAACATATGTTGGAAGGAAGGAGACCTTCACGAAGTTGGTCTTTGGTCCAAGGACCATAACACCACTAAAATATTACATTATAGTGGAAGTACAGTTACAGCAAACATATCATCTGGCAGGATCTATACGTTCAACAGACAGTTAAAATGTTTGAGGACAGCATATCTCTGA
- the LOC103401311 gene encoding uncharacterized protein isoform X3: MAWRSAGSLSRSLVSTARVSSLRLAPPLRRLRPPSLSTPRRLFASPRNMGELGCIQSLLPMHNVTAATCLTSHLAANARGCCELSHGT, translated from the exons ATGGCTTGGCGCTCAGCTGGTTCGCTTTCTCGGTCATTGGTGTCCACCGCTAGGGTTTCGTCGCTTCGCTTGGCGCCCCCTCTCCGTCGCCTCCGCCCGCCGTCTCTCTCTACTCCTCGTCGCCTCTTCGCTTCTCCCAG gaacaTGGGAGAGCTGGGATGCATACAATCGCTTCTGCCAATGCACAACGTGACGGCTGCAACCTGCCTCACATCTCACCTGGCTGCCAATGCGCGGGGGTGTTGCGAGTTGTCACACG GAACTTGA
- the LOC103401311 gene encoding uncharacterized protein isoform X2, with protein MAWRSAGSLSRSLVSTARVSSLRLAPPLRRLRPPSLSTPRRLFASPRNMGELGCIQSLLPMHNVTAATCLTSHLAANARGCCELSHGRNGKDG; from the exons ATGGCTTGGCGCTCAGCTGGTTCGCTTTCTCGGTCATTGGTGTCCACCGCTAGGGTTTCGTCGCTTCGCTTGGCGCCCCCTCTCCGTCGCCTCCGCCCGCCGTCTCTCTCTACTCCTCGTCGCCTCTTCGCTTCTCCCAG gaacaTGGGAGAGCTGGGATGCATACAATCGCTTCTGCCAATGCACAACGTGACGGCTGCAACCTGCCTCACATCTCACCTGGCTGCCAATGCGCGGGGGTGTTGCGAGTTGTCACACG GGAGGAATGGAAAAGATGGGTGA
- the LOC103401311 gene encoding protein NONRESPONDING TO OXYLIPINS 2, mitochondrial isoform X1 — MAWRSAGSLSRSLVSTARVSSLRLAPPLRRLRPPSLSTPRRLFASPRNMGELGCIQSLLPMHNVTAATCLTSHLAANARGCCELSHGTFCRTCQDR; from the exons ATGGCTTGGCGCTCAGCTGGTTCGCTTTCTCGGTCATTGGTGTCCACCGCTAGGGTTTCGTCGCTTCGCTTGGCGCCCCCTCTCCGTCGCCTCCGCCCGCCGTCTCTCTCTACTCCTCGTCGCCTCTTCGCTTCTCCCAG gaacaTGGGAGAGCTGGGATGCATACAATCGCTTCTGCCAATGCACAACGTGACGGCTGCAACCTGCCTCACATCTCACCTGGCTGCCAATGCGCGGGGGTGTTGCGAGTTGTCACACGGTACCTTCTGCCGCACTTGTCAGGATCGCTAG